A window of the Flavobacterium sangjuense genome harbors these coding sequences:
- a CDS encoding ABC transporter ATP-binding protein — protein MDNNLKKLIPFALKYKKHIVMNVFFNIFYALFSTLLMVSMIPTLNVLFGLNEKVTTAPVFTGIGDIKQYAESFLNYKITTLTANYDFKIALLFVISIIITTAFLKNATNYFASYHVTRLRTGVLKDIREKLYKKIINLPISYYSEKRKGDVMARMLGDVNEVQNSFFQVLELVVREPLTILFSIVTMFIISPKLTLFVFLFIPISGILISRVGKNLKAKSTRAQQENGIYISVLDETLSGMKVVKGYNAEGTFIEKFNASINRLLRLSNSIGNKNNLASPLSEFLGILTIATLLWYGGQMVIVEKSLTSTTFITYIALAYTILTPAKAISKASYQVKSGLAAAERVFTLMEQKNEITSKENAVQKTTFESGISLENINFRYQEENVLKNFSLHIPKGKTVALVGQSGSGKSTIANLLTRFYDVNEGKITIDNIDIKDMNLQSLRGLMGLVTQDSILFNDTIKSNISLGKPDATDEEIIEALKIANAYEFVKELPEGIYTNIGDSGNKLSGGQKQRLSIARAVLKNPPIMILDEATSALDTESERLVQIALENMMQNRTSIVIAHRLSTIQKADFIVVMQKGKIVEQGNHDELLAKNGTYSKLVTMQSFD, from the coding sequence ATGGATAATAATCTCAAAAAATTAATTCCTTTTGCACTGAAATATAAGAAACACATTGTTATGAATGTTTTCTTCAATATTTTCTATGCCTTATTCTCTACTTTATTGATGGTGTCGATGATACCAACATTGAATGTGTTGTTTGGACTGAATGAAAAAGTAACCACAGCACCGGTTTTTACAGGAATTGGAGATATTAAACAATACGCCGAATCATTTTTAAATTATAAAATAACCACTTTAACAGCCAATTACGATTTTAAAATTGCCTTGTTATTTGTTATTTCCATCATTATTACAACCGCTTTTTTAAAGAATGCGACCAACTATTTTGCATCTTATCATGTCACCCGACTCAGAACCGGCGTTTTAAAAGATATTCGTGAAAAGTTATACAAAAAGATCATTAATTTGCCTATCTCCTATTATTCTGAAAAAAGAAAAGGTGATGTTATGGCGAGAATGTTAGGCGATGTAAACGAAGTGCAAAATTCCTTTTTTCAAGTATTGGAATTGGTAGTCAGAGAACCTTTGACGATTCTTTTTTCGATTGTCACGATGTTTATCATCAGTCCGAAACTAACCTTGTTTGTGTTTCTTTTTATACCGATATCCGGAATTTTAATTTCGAGAGTTGGTAAAAACTTAAAAGCAAAATCAACGCGTGCCCAACAGGAAAATGGTATTTACATTTCTGTTTTGGATGAAACTTTAAGCGGCATGAAAGTCGTAAAAGGTTACAACGCTGAGGGAACTTTTATTGAAAAATTCAACGCTTCCATCAACCGCTTGTTGAGATTATCAAACAGCATTGGCAACAAAAACAACTTGGCTTCACCATTGAGCGAATTTCTTGGAATCTTGACAATCGCAACATTGTTATGGTATGGCGGACAAATGGTTATTGTGGAAAAATCATTGACATCAACTACTTTCATTACTTATATTGCTTTAGCTTATACGATTTTAACACCCGCAAAAGCCATATCCAAAGCGTCATATCAGGTAAAAAGTGGTTTGGCTGCGGCCGAAAGAGTCTTCACGTTGATGGAGCAGAAAAATGAAATCACCAGCAAAGAAAATGCAGTTCAGAAGACCACATTCGAAAGTGGCATTTCATTGGAAAACATCAATTTCAGATACCAGGAAGAAAATGTATTGAAAAACTTCTCTTTACATATTCCTAAGGGAAAAACCGTTGCCTTGGTTGGACAATCGGGTTCCGGAAAAAGTACGATTGCCAACTTACTAACGCGTTTTTATGACGTAAACGAAGGGAAGATTACCATTGACAACATTGATATCAAAGACATGAATCTGCAATCACTGCGCGGATTGATGGGATTGGTGACACAGGATTCTATTTTATTCAACGATACCATTAAATCGAATATTTCATTAGGAAAACCTGATGCCACAGACGAAGAAATCATAGAAGCTTTGAAAATTGCCAACGCTTACGAATTTGTAAAAGAGTTGCCGGAAGGAATCTATACGAACATTGGCGATAGCGGAAACAAACTTTCGGGTGGACAAAAACAACGCTTATCAATCGCACGGGCGGTTTTGAAAAATCCACCGATAATGATTTTGGATGAAGCTACTTCGGCTTTGGATACTGAAAGCGAAAGATTGGTACAAATTGCTTTGGAAAACATGATGCAAAACAGAACATCGATTGTTATTGCGCACCGACTTTCGACCATTCAAAAAGCAGACTTCATTGTAGTAATGCAAAAAGGAAAAATTGTAGAACAAGGAAATCACGACGAACTTTTAGCCAAAAATGGAACCTATTCTAAATTAGTTACGATGCAGTCATTTGATTAA